The proteins below come from a single Tachypleus tridentatus isolate NWPU-2018 chromosome 13, ASM421037v1, whole genome shotgun sequence genomic window:
- the LOC143240703 gene encoding GTP-binding protein Di-Ras2-like yields MSEHSSHHVRLVMLGGSAVGKSSIIKRFLFDTYSEKHCPTVEDMHYREFHLGTMTLRVDFLDTAGDMQFPAMRRLSIANAQAFLLVYSVTNKGSLEIVKKCLEEIREQRADFQEIPMVVVGNKLDLAIDFRELPKEDVAEWVYCELPRLRVKVLECSAKDGVNITEIFRSFLSLAKMQVPSDSAGFHRRSSAHASSRKPKGPEEGVQKSEPRSRSLIRRVSKKLSKMREHAHRDNGSQDCSVS; encoded by the coding sequence ATGTCTGAACATTCATCTCATCACGTGCGGCTGGTGATGCTTGGGGGATCAGCTGTCGGAAAATCGTCTATCATCAAAAGATTTCTCTTCGACACCTACAGTGAGAAACACTGTCCTACTGTGGAAGACATGCATTATCGGGAATTTCATCTGGGCACAATGACCCTAAGAGTGGATTTCCTGGATACTGCTGGCGACATGCAGTTTCCAGCAATGAGACGACTCTCTATAGCCAACGCACAGGCCTTTCTTCTTGTATACAGCGTAACCAACAAGGGTTCCTTGGAAATTGTTAAGAAGTGCCTCGAAGAGATCCGGGAACAGCGAGCTGACTTTCAAGAGATTCCCATGGTTGTTGTTGGGAACAAACTGGATCTGGCCATTGACTTTCGAGAATTACCAAAAGAAGACGTCGCTGAGTGGGTTTATTGTGAACTTCCTCGACTTCGAGTCAAAGTCTTAGAATGTTCTGCAAAAGATGGCGTTAACATCACAGAAATCTTTCGATCCTTCCTCAGCCTCGCTAAAATGCAAGTTCCGTCAGACTCTGCTGGTTTTCATCGTCGCTCCAGTGCACACGCATCTAGCAGAAAACCCAAAGGTCCCGAGGAAGGAGTCCAGAAGAGCGAGCCACGCAGTCGAAGTCTGATTCGACGAGTGAGTAAGAAATTGTCAAAAATGCGAGAACATGCTCACCGTGATAATGGATCGCAAGACTGTTCTGTATCGTGA